One window of Rhizobium tropici CIAT 899 genomic DNA carries:
- the trbG gene encoding P-type conjugative transfer protein TrbG, producing the protein MHRTALIAATGCLAGLVFVGGAEAQTMTANEVNGTTISRKWRVAPGLVTAGSDGKVTFLFGETQPSVVCSPLQVCDIELQSGEIVRDVLVGDTVRWKVEPATSGAIGGQAIHLIVKPSEVGLVTSMVVTTSRRTYYIQLKSHPSQYMARVGFEYPEDVSTKLADINSRLETGGIPGAAPDKLNFSYSVSGSAPWKPTRVYSDGVKTYIQFSKSISGQDAPVLVVIHGGQSRIVNYRMKNDLMIVDYAVDEAILVSGVGWRQQKITIRRGG; encoded by the coding sequence ATGCACAGAACAGCACTAATTGCAGCCACCGGCTGCTTGGCGGGACTCGTCTTTGTGGGCGGCGCTGAGGCGCAGACCATGACGGCAAATGAGGTGAATGGCACGACCATTTCCAGGAAATGGCGCGTCGCGCCCGGACTGGTGACGGCAGGCTCCGATGGCAAGGTCACCTTTCTCTTCGGCGAAACCCAGCCGTCCGTTGTCTGCTCGCCCTTGCAGGTCTGCGATATCGAACTCCAGAGCGGCGAGATCGTCCGCGATGTTCTCGTTGGAGATACTGTTCGCTGGAAGGTGGAGCCTGCCACCTCCGGTGCAATCGGCGGCCAAGCGATCCATCTGATCGTCAAGCCGTCGGAAGTAGGTCTTGTCACCTCGATGGTGGTCACGACGTCGCGACGCACCTATTACATCCAGCTCAAGTCACATCCGAGCCAGTACATGGCACGCGTCGGCTTCGAATATCCGGAGGACGTCTCGACCAAGCTCGCCGACATCAATTCCCGGCTCGAGACCGGCGGCATTCCCGGGGCGGCACCCGACAAACTGAACTTCTCATATTCCGTGAGTGGCTCGGCACCTTGGAAGCCGACGCGGGTCTATTCGGATGGCGTGAAAACCTACATCCAGTTTTCGAAGTCGATCTCAGGTCAGGATGCACCGGTGCTGGTCGTGATCCACGGCGGCCAGAGCCGCATCGTCAATTACCGAATGAAGAACGACTTGATGATCGTCGATTATGCCGTCGACGAGGCGATCCTCGTCTCCGGCGTCGGCTGGCGCCAGCAGAAGATTACCATTCGGCGAGGAGGCTAA
- a CDS encoding TrbC/VirB2 family protein, whose translation MSRKPSLAKVTFSVLTTVLASLDPALASSGGGGLPWEGPLQQIQESITGPVAGYIALAAVAIAGGMLIFGGELNDFARRLVYVVLVAGILLGATTIVGLFGATGASIGLTRELVASDGFQGAGVTNG comes from the coding sequence ATGTCGCGTAAGCCTTCGCTCGCCAAGGTCACATTCTCTGTCCTAACGACAGTTCTCGCTTCGCTTGATCCGGCACTCGCCAGTTCGGGCGGTGGCGGACTGCCCTGGGAAGGACCACTGCAGCAGATTCAAGAGTCGATCACCGGACCTGTCGCAGGATACATCGCACTTGCGGCTGTCGCCATAGCCGGCGGCATGCTCATATTTGGTGGGGAGTTGAACGACTTCGCGCGGCGACTTGTATACGTGGTTCTCGTCGCCGGCATTCTGCTCGGTGCCACGACCATTGTGGGCCTGTTCGGCGCGACTGGAGCTTCAATTGGCCTGACGAGGGAGCTGGTCGCCTCGGACGGCTTCCAAGGCGCAGGAGTGACAAATGGCTGA
- a CDS encoding conjugal transfer protein TrbD: protein MAESASGLQRNRIHRALSRPNLLVGADRELVLITGLAAVILIFVVLTIYSALFGVGVWIVIVGLLRMMAKADPLMRQVYVRHISYKHYYKATSSPWRRY, encoded by the coding sequence ATGGCTGAGTCCGCGTCCGGTCTGCAGCGGAACCGCATCCACCGCGCGCTGTCGCGCCCGAACCTTCTGGTGGGCGCGGACCGGGAACTGGTGCTGATCACCGGCTTGGCCGCAGTCATCCTCATCTTCGTCGTTCTTACGATCTATTCGGCGCTCTTCGGCGTTGGCGTCTGGATTGTCATCGTCGGGCTCTTGAGAATGATGGCAAAGGCCGATCCGCTCATGCGACAGGTCTATGTCCGCCATATCTCGTACAAGCATTACTACAAGGCGACCTCCTCGCCGTGGCGCCGGTATTGA
- the trbL gene encoding P-type conjugative transfer protein TrbL, with the protein MTTICLRRLRTAMVIATFCMLAAQPAVAQEGSVLTSLQSQITTAAKGWETTVMDAAKSLFWILATIEIGIAAVWLALQAASLDSWFAELVRRIIFVGFFAFVLGQGPAFAKAVVDSLFEIGAGGGTASPADVFNAGLAVATKMSEKIQFGLFEDNALAISAAFAMVVVVISFSLVAAIFVSVMVEMYIGLLAGMIMLGLGGSSYTKDFAVRYLVYAFSVGMKLMALVMISRIGSEVLIGLADQPDIGDQFQTALAIAGIAVVVFIIAIYVPNIMQGVVQGASVSGGMEAIRHGGQAASFATGAGFLAAGAAGAGFAAAQTARAAGSSVAGAMLRGFGAGIGSAGKAAGSATKEKAIGSPGAYAGSILGLANAKLDQARSGHSGPKPLPELKD; encoded by the coding sequence ATGACAACAATATGTCTTCGGCGGCTCCGCACCGCGATGGTGATTGCCACCTTCTGCATGCTGGCAGCACAGCCGGCAGTCGCCCAAGAAGGTTCAGTGCTGACCTCATTACAGAGCCAGATCACCACGGCCGCAAAGGGGTGGGAAACTACTGTCATGGATGCGGCGAAATCCTTGTTCTGGATCCTCGCGACAATCGAGATTGGCATCGCCGCCGTCTGGCTCGCATTGCAGGCAGCTTCGCTAGACAGCTGGTTTGCCGAGCTTGTCCGGCGGATCATATTCGTCGGCTTTTTTGCCTTCGTTTTGGGACAGGGGCCGGCCTTTGCGAAGGCAGTGGTGGATAGTTTGTTTGAGATTGGGGCTGGAGGCGGCACGGCCTCCCCAGCAGACGTCTTCAATGCTGGACTCGCCGTCGCAACGAAGATGTCGGAAAAGATACAGTTCGGTCTTTTTGAGGACAACGCGTTGGCGATCTCGGCTGCTTTTGCAATGGTCGTCGTCGTCATCTCATTCTCGCTTGTCGCCGCGATTTTCGTGTCGGTCATGGTTGAGATGTATATCGGCCTTCTTGCCGGTATGATCATGCTGGGGCTTGGCGGCTCGTCCTATACAAAGGATTTCGCGGTCCGATATTTGGTCTACGCCTTCTCGGTCGGAATGAAACTCATGGCGCTCGTCATGATCTCGCGTATCGGATCAGAGGTGCTGATCGGGTTGGCAGACCAGCCCGACATTGGCGACCAGTTCCAGACTGCGCTTGCGATCGCTGGTATCGCTGTCGTGGTCTTCATTATCGCCATCTACGTCCCGAACATCATGCAGGGTGTTGTTCAGGGCGCGTCCGTCTCGGGCGGAATGGAGGCAATAAGGCACGGTGGTCAGGCCGCATCGTTTGCGACAGGAGCAGGGTTCCTCGCGGCGGGCGCTGCCGGGGCGGGATTTGCGGCGGCTCAAACCGCGCGCGCCGCGGGGTCATCCGTCGCAGGCGCAATGCTGCGGGGTTTCGGCGCAGGGATCGGCTCGGCAGGAAAAGCGGCGGGCTCGGCTACCAAGGAGAAGGCCATCGGCTCTCCCGGTGCCTACGCCGGGTCTATCCTAGGCCTTGCTAACGCCAAGCTGGATCAGGCGCGCAGTGGGCACAGCGGACCAAAGCCACTTCCCGAACTTAAAGACTAA
- the trbJ gene encoding P-type conjugative transfer protein TrbJ: MPQRCSTSNKLLTGLAAVALMAGTVVPANAGTATGAATEWTQVLNNGELVALVGKSGEQIQNQLTQISQLAQQIETQLNIYQNLLQNTATLPSHMWGQVESDLNQLRSIVDQGQSISFSMGNADDVLQQRFQSYSSLKTNLPDNSSFSTTYQSWSDTNRDTIASTLKAASLTAEQFDSEEGTMSSLRSMSETADGQMKALQVGHEIAAQQVAQIQKLRGLVSQQMTMMGTWLQTEQTDKDLAQARREKFFSGTAPSTSGGEKMKVEW, from the coding sequence ATGCCGCAGCGCTGCTCAACCTCGAATAAATTGCTCACTGGCCTGGCGGCTGTCGCATTGATGGCCGGCACTGTCGTGCCCGCAAATGCTGGAACTGCCACGGGTGCCGCCACCGAGTGGACGCAGGTCCTCAATAATGGCGAGCTGGTCGCTTTGGTCGGGAAGTCCGGCGAGCAGATCCAGAACCAGCTCACCCAGATCAGCCAGCTCGCACAACAGATCGAAACGCAGCTGAATATCTACCAAAACCTCCTCCAGAACACGGCGACGCTTCCGTCGCATATGTGGGGGCAGGTCGAAAGCGATCTCAACCAGCTGCGCAGCATCGTCGACCAGGGCCAGAGCATCTCGTTTTCCATGGGCAATGCGGATGATGTGTTGCAACAACGTTTTCAGAGCTACTCAAGCCTTAAAACCAACCTGCCAGACAATTCGTCGTTTTCTACCACCTATCAGTCCTGGTCCGATACGAACCGGGACACGATCGCCAGCACGCTGAAGGCGGCGAGTCTGACGGCCGAGCAATTCGATAGCGAGGAAGGCACGATGTCCTCGCTGCGGTCCATGTCCGAGACCGCCGACGGGCAGATGAAAGCCCTGCAGGTCGGGCATGAGATCGCCGCGCAACAGGTCGCCCAGATTCAGAAGCTTCGCGGCCTCGTCTCGCAGCAAATGACGATGATGGGCACCTGGCTCCAGACCGAACAGACCGACAAGGACCTTGCGCAGGCGCGGCGTGAGAAATTCTTCAGCGGGACTGCCCCTTCCACCTCCGGCGGCGAAAAGATGAAAGTCGAGTGGTAA
- the trbI gene encoding IncP-type conjugal transfer protein TrbI: MIQSLQLGPSKQADDPKGMRRLNRLPIITATVLIALFFGVVVIGLSWRGLPFNWSYDIDSNLNTPATNFGDQLKRGISDGIIGEPGEREVLQPTPTVEQKVEKGAPVIDRRPTERQERGPQLESEEEWRARLKREQDEQYIREAQRQRMAHLQARATALDSPLKVDISDVEKAAKSSTDAGRQTATTTANNASDLYTAASKSGLTAQNVDPNAQSSKEDFFNQDIKDLGYLPNKVVPQMSPYELKRGSVIPATLITGLNSDLPGRIIGQISQNVYDSATGYRLLIPQGAKLFGRYDSKVSFGQDRVLVVWTDLIFPNGSTLQIGGMAGTDGAGYGGFKDKVDRHLWRTWSSAALVAILGTGIDMSMPESTTLATQDTASDAARRNFADTFGRVAEQTISKNLNVQPTIQIRPGYEFNVLVDQDIVFPSTYSSQ, translated from the coding sequence ATGATCCAATCGCTCCAGCTCGGCCCTTCAAAGCAAGCCGACGATCCGAAAGGAATGCGCCGCCTCAATCGGCTGCCAATTATTACCGCAACCGTCCTCATCGCGCTATTCTTCGGCGTGGTCGTGATCGGCCTATCGTGGCGAGGACTTCCCTTCAACTGGAGCTACGATATCGACAGCAACTTGAATACACCGGCGACGAACTTCGGTGACCAGCTCAAGCGCGGCATCAGTGACGGCATCATCGGCGAGCCAGGTGAGCGCGAAGTGCTCCAGCCAACACCCACCGTCGAGCAGAAGGTGGAGAAGGGAGCACCTGTTATAGACCGCCGGCCTACGGAACGGCAAGAAAGAGGCCCGCAGCTCGAATCAGAGGAGGAATGGCGAGCCCGCCTAAAGCGGGAGCAGGATGAACAATATATCCGTGAAGCTCAGCGCCAGCGGATGGCTCACCTGCAGGCGCGGGCAACCGCTTTGGACTCGCCTTTGAAGGTGGATATTTCTGATGTCGAGAAGGCCGCTAAAAGTTCCACAGACGCCGGTCGTCAGACTGCGACGACGACAGCCAACAATGCTTCTGATCTCTACACCGCCGCATCGAAATCCGGGCTGACGGCCCAGAACGTCGACCCGAATGCCCAAAGTTCGAAGGAGGATTTCTTCAATCAGGACATCAAGGATCTTGGCTATTTGCCGAATAAGGTCGTGCCGCAGATGTCGCCGTATGAGCTGAAGCGCGGCTCGGTCATTCCAGCCACGTTGATCACAGGTCTCAACTCAGACCTTCCGGGCCGGATCATCGGGCAGATCAGCCAGAATGTCTATGATAGCGCCACCGGCTACCGGCTCCTGATCCCGCAGGGAGCCAAGTTGTTCGGCCGTTACGATTCCAAGGTTTCCTTTGGCCAGGACCGCGTGCTCGTCGTCTGGACCGATCTGATCTTCCCGAATGGCTCGACGCTGCAAATCGGCGGCATGGCTGGGACCGATGGGGCAGGTTATGGCGGGTTCAAGGATAAGGTCGATCGGCATCTCTGGCGCACGTGGAGTTCGGCAGCACTTGTCGCGATACTCGGAACCGGCATCGACATGTCGATGCCCGAAAGCACGACGCTTGCCACCCAGGACACGGCCTCCGATGCCGCCAGACGGAATTTTGCGGACACCTTCGGTCGCGTTGCCGAGCAGACGATCTCGAAAAACTTGAACGTTCAGCCGACAATCCAAATCCGGCCGGGATACGAGTTCAATGTCTTGGTCGATCAGGATATCGTCTTCCCCTCTACGTACAGCAGTCAGTGA
- the trbH gene encoding conjugal transfer protein TrbH produces MHKLLVIIISGFLTACQTAGDGSDARSNAAPVSGPAASAIAADMASRLAEQISPVRSTTIKMERDTSEFAAALEAALKGSGYTVLTDGKVGKDVKPVELTYAIDGTQDQVLARLSTPSITLGRAYKATAAGATPASPLSIMQRN; encoded by the coding sequence ATGCACAAGCTTCTCGTCATCATCATCAGCGGCTTTCTCACCGCATGCCAAACTGCTGGGGATGGGTCTGACGCCAGGTCAAACGCCGCGCCGGTCTCCGGGCCCGCCGCAAGTGCCATCGCCGCCGACATGGCAAGCCGGCTCGCCGAGCAGATCAGTCCCGTGAGGTCGACGACAATCAAGATGGAAAGGGACACATCGGAGTTTGCGGCGGCACTCGAGGCGGCCCTCAAGGGCTCTGGCTACACCGTTCTAACCGACGGCAAAGTTGGAAAGGACGTGAAACCGGTCGAGCTCACTTACGCGATCGATGGCACTCAAGATCAGGTGCTCGCGCGGCTGTCAACACCGTCCATTACCCTTGGCCGCGCATACAAAGCAACGGCCGCCGGTGCGACGCCGGCAAGTCCGCTCTCCATCATGCAGCGTAATTGA
- a CDS encoding conjugal transfer protein TrbF, with protein MAAKRAPENPYLAARQEWNERYGSYVQAAAAWRIVGILGLTMAVIGFGYAIYLSTQVKLVPYIVQVDKLGTSVTSGFPEQIEYADVRVVRATLGNFVTSFRSVTPDAVVQKQYIDRTYALLRASDPSTQKINDWFRSNSPFEKAKSSTIAIEVNNIVALSNQTYQIDWTEYERDRKGKETGTRRFRGIATVALTAPQDEATIRLNPIGLYVRDFDWTAQL; from the coding sequence ATGGCAGCGAAACGCGCTCCCGAAAACCCGTATCTTGCCGCGCGCCAGGAATGGAATGAGCGATACGGCTCCTATGTGCAGGCCGCGGCCGCATGGCGCATCGTCGGCATACTGGGTCTGACCATGGCCGTGATCGGCTTCGGGTACGCGATATACCTAAGCACGCAGGTGAAGCTGGTGCCTTATATCGTCCAGGTCGACAAGCTCGGCACCTCGGTCACCTCAGGGTTCCCCGAGCAGATCGAATACGCGGATGTGCGGGTGGTGCGCGCCACGCTTGGCAACTTCGTAACGAGCTTCCGCAGCGTCACACCGGATGCCGTAGTGCAAAAGCAATATATCGATCGAACCTATGCGCTTCTGCGAGCTTCCGATCCCTCGACCCAGAAGATCAATGACTGGTTCCGCAGCAATTCGCCGTTCGAAAAGGCGAAGTCGTCGACGATCGCCATCGAGGTCAACAACATAGTGGCGCTCTCCAATCAGACTTATCAGATCGACTGGACCGAATACGAACGGGACCGGAAGGGCAAGGAAACCGGGACGCGCCGGTTCCGCGGAATCGCGACGGTTGCGCTTACCGCGCCGCAGGACGAGGCGACCATCCGCCTCAATCCGATCGGCCTCTACGTTAGGGATTTTGACTGGACGGCACAGCTTTGA
- a CDS encoding conjugal transfer protein TrbE has product MVALKRFRAPDPSFADLVPYAGLVDNGVLLLKDGSLMAAWYFAGPDSESATALDRNELSRHINTILSRLGSGWMIQVEAVRIPTFDYPSDNRCHFPDPVTRAIDAERRAHFAREQGHFESKHALILTYRPLESKKTALSKYIYSDEVSRKKTYADTVLFIFKNAVREIEQYFANTLSIRRMETREALERGGARVARYDELLQFVRFCITGDNHPIRLPDVPMFLDWIATAELEHGLTSKVESRFLGVVAIDGLPAESWPGILNSLDLMPLTYRWSSRFIFLDAQEARQKLERTRKKWQQKVRPFFDQLFQTQSRSLDQDAMNMVAETEEAIAQASSQLVAYGYYTPVIVLFDHDREGLQEKAESIRRLIQAEGFGARIETLNATDAYLGSLPGNWYCNIREPLINTSNLADLIPLNSVWSGSPVAPCPFYPPNSPPLMQVASGSTPFRLNLHVDDVGHTLIFGPTGSGKSTLLALIAAQFRRYERAQIFAFDKGNSLLPLTLATGGDHYEIGGDAQEEAKALAFCPLSDLSSDSDRAWAAEWIEMLIALQGVTITPDHRNAVSRQIGLMASAAGRSLSDFVSGVQMREIKDALHHYTVDGPMGQLLDAEKDGLLLGSFQTFEIEELMNMGERNLVPVLTYLFRRIEKRLDGSPSLIVLDEAWLMLGHPVFRSKIREWLKVLRKANCAVVLATQSISDAERSGIIDVLKESCPTKICLPNGAASEPGTREFYERIGFNERQIEIVSNAIPKREYYVATSEGRRLFDMSLGPVALSFVGASGKEDLKRIRTLSSKHGRDWPIHWLRTRGVQDAAALLNLE; this is encoded by the coding sequence ATGGTCGCTCTCAAACGCTTCCGGGCCCCCGACCCATCCTTTGCTGATCTCGTCCCCTATGCCGGCCTCGTCGACAATGGTGTTCTCCTGTTGAAAGACGGAAGCCTGATGGCCGCCTGGTATTTTGCGGGACCAGATTCAGAGAGCGCCACGGCCCTCGATCGCAACGAACTGTCGCGCCATATCAATACAATCCTCTCGCGGCTCGGGAGCGGCTGGATGATCCAGGTCGAGGCAGTTCGCATCCCGACATTCGACTATCCGTCGGATAATCGTTGTCACTTTCCCGATCCTGTAACTCGCGCGATCGACGCCGAGCGGCGGGCGCATTTCGCCCGCGAACAGGGGCATTTCGAGAGTAAACACGCGCTGATCCTGACCTATCGGCCGCTCGAATCCAAAAAAACGGCGCTCAGCAAATACATCTACTCGGACGAGGTGAGCCGCAAGAAGACCTATGCCGACACGGTGCTGTTCATTTTCAAGAACGCGGTCCGCGAGATCGAGCAGTATTTCGCCAATACGCTTTCGATCCGTCGCATGGAAACGCGGGAGGCTCTCGAGAGGGGAGGGGCGCGGGTTGCCCGCTACGACGAACTGCTCCAATTCGTTCGCTTCTGCATCACTGGTGACAACCATCCGATCCGGCTGCCGGATGTGCCCATGTTTCTCGACTGGATCGCGACCGCCGAGCTTGAACATGGGCTGACCTCAAAGGTTGAAAGCCGCTTCCTCGGTGTCGTCGCGATCGACGGCCTGCCGGCCGAGAGCTGGCCGGGGATCCTCAACAGCCTCGATCTCATGCCGCTAACCTACCGCTGGTCGTCGCGCTTCATTTTTCTCGACGCGCAGGAGGCCAGACAAAAACTGGAGCGGACCCGCAAGAAATGGCAGCAGAAGGTGCGCCCATTCTTCGACCAGCTTTTTCAGACGCAGAGCCGTTCGCTTGATCAGGACGCCATGAACATGGTCGCCGAGACAGAAGAGGCTATCGCCCAGGCTTCGTCGCAGTTGGTCGCATACGGCTATTACACGCCCGTCATCGTTCTCTTCGATCACGATCGTGAAGGACTGCAGGAAAAGGCAGAGTCCATCCGCAGACTTATTCAGGCGGAGGGCTTCGGGGCGCGCATCGAAACGCTCAACGCCACCGATGCCTACCTCGGCAGCCTACCGGGCAATTGGTATTGCAACATCCGCGAACCGCTGATCAATACCAGCAACCTTGCCGATCTCATTCCGCTCAACTCTGTCTGGTCGGGCTCCCCTGTCGCGCCGTGCCCGTTCTACCCGCCGAATTCACCGCCACTGATGCAGGTGGCGAGCGGGTCGACGCCGTTCCGGCTGAACCTACATGTCGACGACGTCGGTCACACACTCATTTTTGGGCCGACCGGTTCGGGCAAGTCGACGCTGCTTGCACTAATCGCCGCGCAGTTCCGGCGCTATGAACGCGCCCAGATCTTCGCCTTTGACAAGGGGAACTCTCTCCTTCCGCTGACCCTTGCCACCGGAGGTGATCACTATGAGATCGGTGGCGACGCTCAAGAAGAGGCGAAGGCGCTGGCCTTCTGCCCGCTGTCGGACCTCTCCAGCGACAGTGATCGCGCATGGGCCGCGGAATGGATCGAGATGTTGATCGCGCTGCAGGGCGTGACCATCACCCCGGACCACCGCAATGCGGTCTCTCGCCAGATTGGCTTGATGGCCAGTGCAGCGGGCCGATCTCTCTCGGACTTTGTAAGCGGCGTACAGATGCGCGAGATCAAGGACGCGCTCCATCACTACACCGTCGATGGTCCCATGGGCCAGCTTCTCGATGCTGAGAAAGACGGACTGTTGCTTGGCTCATTCCAGACCTTTGAGATCGAAGAGTTGATGAACATGGGCGAGCGGAACCTCGTACCTGTTCTCACCTATCTGTTCCGCCGCATCGAAAAGCGCCTCGATGGCTCACCGAGCCTCATCGTCCTAGACGAAGCCTGGCTGATGCTCGGCCATCCGGTCTTCAGGAGCAAGATCCGAGAGTGGCTGAAGGTGCTGCGCAAGGCGAACTGCGCGGTGGTATTGGCCACGCAATCCATTTCCGATGCTGAGCGTTCCGGCATCATCGACGTGTTGAAGGAATCCTGCCCCACGAAAATTTGCCTGCCGAACGGCGCCGCAAGTGAGCCTGGGACCCGCGAGTTCTATGAGCGGATTGGCTTCAACGAGAGACAGATCGAGATCGTTTCGAATGCGATTCCTAAGCGAGAATATTACGTCGCAACGTCCGAAGGCAGGCGGCTCTTCGACATGTCGCTCGGCCCCGTGGCGCTCAGTTTCGTTGGCGCATCCGGCAAGGAAGACCTGAAGCGCATCCGCACGCTCAGTTCCAAACACGGCCGCGACTGGCCGATCCACTGGCTACGAACGAGAGGAGTTCAGGATGCCGCAGCGCTGCTCAACCTCGAATAA